The Apodemus sylvaticus chromosome 5, mApoSyl1.1, whole genome shotgun sequence genome has a segment encoding these proteins:
- the Tbc1d20 gene encoding TBC1 domain family member 20, with amino-acid sequence MALRPSKGDGSAGRWDRGPGKADFNAKRKKKVAEIHQALNSDPIDVATLRRMAISEGGLLTDEIRCQVWPKLLNVNTSDPPPVSRKDLRDMSKDYQQVLLDVRRSLRRFPPGMPDEQREGLQEELIDIILLVLDRNPQLHYYQGYHDIVVTFLLVVGERLAISLVEKLSTHHLRDFMDPTMDNTKHILNYLMPIIDQVNPELHDFMQSAEVGTIFALSWLITWFGHVLLDFRHVVRLYDFFLACHPLMPIYFAAVIVLYREQEVLDCDCDMASVHHLLSQIPQDLPYETLISRAGDLFVQFPPSELAREAAAQQEAERTAASTFKDFELASTQQRPDMVLRQRFRGLLRPEARTKDVLTKPRTNRFVKLAVMGLTVALGAAALAVVKSALEWAPKFQLQLFP; translated from the exons ACTTTAatgccaaaaggaaaaagaaggtggcGGAGATACACCAGGCTCTGAACAGTGATCCCATCGACGTGGCTACCCTCCGACGAATGGCTATCAGCGAGGGAGGGCTCCTGACTGATGAGATCAGGTGCCAAGTGTGGCCTAAGCTTCTCAATGTCAACACCAGTGACCCACCGCCTGTGTCAA GGAAGGATCTGCGCGACATGAGCAAGGACTACCAACAAGTGCTGCTGGACGTCAGGCGGTCTCTCCGGCGCTTCCCTCCTG GCATGCCAGATGAGCAGAGAGAAGGGCTCCAGGAAGAGCTAATCGATATCATCCTCCTCGTCTTGGATCGCAACCCTCAGCTCCACTACTACCAGGGCTACCATGACATCGTGGTCACTTTTCTGCTGGTGGTGGGCGAGAGACTGGCAATATCCCTGGTAGAAAAGTTGTCTACCCACCACCTCAG GGACTTCATGGATCCCACAATGGACAACACCAAGCACATCCTGAATTACCTGATGCCCATCATTGACCAAGTGAACCCAGAACTCCATGACTTCATGCAGAG TGCTGAGGTGGGGACCATCTTTGCCCTCAGCTGGCTTATCACCTGGTTTGGGCACGTCCTGTTGGACTTCAGGCACGTTGTGAGGTTATACGACTTCTTCCTGGCCTGCCACCCGCTCATGCCCATTTACTTTGCCGCTGTG ATCGTGCTGTACCGGGAGCAGGAAGTCCTGGACTGTGACTGTGACATGGCCTCTGTCCACCACCTGTTGTCCCAGATCCCTCAGGACCTGCCCTATGAGACGCTCATCAGCAGAGCAGGAGACCTCTTTGTTCAGTTTCCCCCTTCTGAACTTGCAAGGGAGGCGGCTGCTCAGCAGGAGGCTGAGAG AACGGCAGCCTCTACTTTCAAAGACTTTGAGCTGGCATCGACTCAGCAGAGGCCAGACATGGTGCTGCGGCAGCGGTTTCGGGGACTCCTGAGGCCTGAGGCTCGAACAAAAGATGTCCTGACCAAACCAAGGACCAACCGCTTTGTGAAACTGGCAGTCATGGGGCTAACGGTGGCCCTTGGAGCAGCAGCACTAGCAGTAGTGAAGAGCGCCCTGGAGTGGGCCCCTAAGTTCCAGCTGCAGCTGTTCCCCTAA